From Marivirga harenae, one genomic window encodes:
- the ribD gene encoding bifunctional diaminohydroxyphosphoribosylaminopyrimidine deaminase/5-amino-6-(5-phosphoribosylamino)uracil reductase RibD, giving the protein MIFYLVLPMMSKQDEHFMQRALQLASYGKSTVSPNPMVGCVIVLKGRVIGEGWHQKAGEPHAEVLAIRSVKDQELLKSATAYVTLEPCAHYGKTPPCAELLVEKQLKKVVIGAVDPNPLVAGKGIEILEKAGIQVEAGVLEQECLEINKAFFTFMQKERPFIVLKWAETADGFVARENFDSKWISNALSRQMVHKWRTELDAILVGKNTVKFDDPQLTARDWSGKNPVRLVIDHQLALRDKLKIFDKNQKTILFHTKSEKRNLNGVDAIQLGQENFLNEMMGYLFQQQFQSVLVEGGAQTLQAFIDADLWDEARVFKATVNFQKGIQSPQLNNHKLVSQKNIRDKKQTDFLSIYQNK; this is encoded by the coding sequence ATGATTTTTTATTTAGTTTTGCCAATGATGAGCAAACAAGATGAACATTTTATGCAACGAGCCTTGCAATTGGCTTCTTACGGTAAATCAACTGTAAGCCCCAATCCGATGGTGGGTTGTGTAATTGTGTTGAAGGGTAGAGTAATTGGAGAAGGTTGGCATCAAAAAGCAGGAGAACCTCATGCAGAAGTTTTAGCCATTCGATCTGTGAAAGATCAGGAATTATTGAAATCAGCCACTGCTTATGTTACGCTGGAACCTTGTGCTCATTATGGCAAAACACCACCTTGTGCGGAATTATTAGTAGAGAAACAGCTGAAAAAAGTAGTGATTGGCGCTGTTGATCCTAATCCCTTGGTGGCAGGTAAAGGAATTGAAATTCTTGAAAAAGCAGGAATTCAGGTCGAAGCAGGTGTTTTGGAGCAAGAGTGTCTGGAGATAAATAAAGCATTTTTCACTTTCATGCAGAAAGAAAGACCTTTTATAGTTTTGAAGTGGGCTGAAACTGCAGATGGATTTGTAGCAAGAGAGAATTTTGACTCCAAATGGATCAGTAATGCGCTATCTCGTCAAATGGTTCATAAATGGCGTACAGAACTTGATGCTATTTTGGTAGGGAAAAATACGGTCAAATTTGATGATCCTCAATTGACAGCTAGAGATTGGTCAGGTAAAAATCCCGTTCGATTAGTTATTGATCATCAATTAGCTTTAAGGGATAAGCTGAAAATTTTTGATAAAAACCAAAAAACAATTCTTTTTCATACTAAATCTGAAAAGAGGAATTTGAATGGAGTTGATGCAATTCAGTTGGGACAAGAAAATTTTTTAAATGAAATGATGGGATATCTCTTTCAGCAACAGTTTCAATCAGTTTTAGTAGAAGGAGGAGCACAAACTTTGCAGGCTTTCATTGACGCAGATCTTTGGGATGAAGCAAGAGTTTTTAAAGCTACAGTTAATTTTCAAAAAGGAATTCAATCCCCTCAACTAAATAATCATAAGCTCGTTTCCCAAAAAAATATCAGGGATAAAAAGCAAACAGATTTCTTAAGTATTTATCAAAATAAATAA
- a CDS encoding GAF domain-containing protein, with amino-acid sequence MSESLLIDVNASKEEKYKALIPQINALVDGEEDVVANLANITAALKEAFGYFWIGFYIVKNGELVLGPFQGPIACTRIQKGKGVCGSVWAEGKTLVIPDVEAFPGHIACSSASKSEIVVPAFKDQEVAMVLDIDSDELNTFDEIDQKYLEELMKSVSKFL; translated from the coding sequence ATGTCAGAGTCATTATTAATAGATGTGAACGCATCCAAAGAAGAAAAATACAAGGCATTAATTCCACAAATAAATGCTTTAGTGGATGGCGAAGAAGATGTGGTGGCAAATTTGGCTAATATAACTGCTGCCCTTAAAGAAGCTTTCGGTTACTTTTGGATTGGGTTTTACATTGTAAAAAATGGAGAATTAGTGTTGGGGCCATTCCAAGGGCCTATAGCTTGTACTCGCATTCAAAAAGGAAAGGGGGTTTGCGGATCGGTTTGGGCAGAAGGTAAAACTTTGGTGATTCCAGATGTGGAAGCTTTCCCTGGACATATTGCCTGCAGTTCAGCTTCTAAGTCTGAAATAGTAGTCCCTGCATTTAAAGATCAAGAGGTAGCTATGGTTTTAGACATTGACAGTGATGAGCTTAATACTTTTGATGAAATCGATCAGAAATATTTGGAAGAATTAATGAAGTCTGTTTCTAAATTTTTATAA
- the hemF gene encoding oxygen-dependent coproporphyrinogen oxidase, with amino-acid sequence MNTDKASIGHFFQELQANICDQISATDGKGKFEIDEWSHAKGGGGKSRLLQEGNILEKAGVNFSAVEGPAPEGLLKTLEIDAENDDELSFFATGVSIVMHPFSPMVPIIHMNVRYFEFSNGTYWFGGGIDLTPHIIDQSQAQYFHQEIKKVCDKHDVDYYPKFKKWADDYFYLPHRNETRGVGGIFFDRLVENEKHSKEDVFAFVQDVGNLFAPVYSHLMEINKEKSFSEQHKKWQYLRRGRYVEFNLVWDRGTKFGLQTNGRTESILMSMPPQANWAYDYQAEKDFEIETMALLKKEVDWVNIQ; translated from the coding sequence ATGAATACCGATAAAGCATCCATAGGACATTTTTTTCAAGAGCTCCAAGCCAATATTTGCGATCAAATTTCAGCTACCGATGGAAAAGGTAAATTTGAAATAGATGAGTGGAGCCATGCGAAAGGCGGTGGAGGAAAGTCTAGGTTATTGCAAGAGGGAAATATACTCGAAAAAGCAGGAGTGAATTTTTCAGCGGTTGAAGGTCCAGCTCCAGAAGGGTTGTTGAAAACCCTAGAAATTGATGCTGAAAATGATGATGAATTGAGCTTTTTCGCCACGGGAGTTTCCATTGTAATGCATCCATTTAGCCCCATGGTACCTATCATTCATATGAATGTGCGCTATTTCGAATTTAGCAATGGTACTTATTGGTTCGGAGGAGGAATTGACCTTACGCCCCATATTATTGATCAATCTCAAGCGCAATATTTCCATCAGGAAATTAAGAAAGTCTGTGACAAACATGATGTTGATTATTATCCGAAATTCAAGAAATGGGCAGATGACTATTTTTATTTACCGCATCGAAATGAGACCCGTGGGGTAGGAGGCATTTTCTTTGATCGCCTAGTGGAAAATGAAAAACATAGTAAGGAAGATGTTTTTGCCTTTGTTCAAGATGTAGGCAATCTGTTTGCTCCTGTTTACAGTCATTTGATGGAAATCAATAAAGAAAAAAGCTTTTCTGAACAACATAAGAAATGGCAGTACTTAAGAAGAGGAAGATATGTGGAGTTTAATTTAGTTTGGGACAGAGGAACTAAATTCGGTCTGCAAACCAACGGAAGAACAGAATCCATTCTCATGAGCATGCCGCCCCAAGCCAATTGGGCATATGATTACCAAGCAGAAAAGGATTTTGAGATAGAAACTATGGCTTTATTAAAGAAAGAGGTAGATTGGGTCAATATTCAATAG
- a CDS encoding phosphatase PAP2 family protein, whose translation MIESLIELDQQLFLWLNGLHADWLDPIMLFITKRNPWIPLYALILFLVIRKLKWQSWSMILAFALLITLADQAASGFFKPFFERLRPCHDPAIQGLVHMVKGCGGQYGFASSHASNTFALAFFLWFIYRNSYAKIMIAWAVVVSYSRIYVGVHYPGDIIMGAILGVLAAIVTFQLYKRIFPNHLEKIHGIV comes from the coding sequence ATGATAGAATCATTGATAGAACTCGATCAACAATTATTCCTTTGGCTTAATGGGCTTCATGCTGATTGGTTAGATCCTATCATGCTTTTTATTACCAAGCGAAACCCATGGATTCCTTTGTATGCCCTTATTTTGTTTCTTGTTATCAGAAAATTGAAATGGCAAAGTTGGTCTATGATATTGGCTTTTGCATTACTAATAACCTTAGCAGATCAGGCAGCATCCGGTTTTTTTAAACCTTTCTTTGAGAGATTGCGGCCTTGTCATGATCCCGCCATTCAAGGACTTGTTCATATGGTTAAAGGTTGTGGAGGACAATATGGATTTGCTTCCAGTCATGCCTCTAATACTTTTGCTTTGGCTTTTTTCCTGTGGTTTATCTATAGAAATAGTTATGCAAAAATTATGATAGCTTGGGCTGTGGTGGTTTCATATTCCCGAATTTATGTGGGAGTTCACTATCCGGGAGACATCATTATGGGAGCGATTTTAGGGGTGTTGGCGGCAATAGTCACCTTCCAACTATACAAAAGAATTTTCCCTAATCACTTAGAGAAAATTCATGGTATTGTATAA
- a CDS encoding LytR/AlgR family response regulator transcription factor, producing the protein MASELNCMIVDDDPIFRQYIAKQIKETNGLKLVTEAENANSALDLLEEHEVDIIFLDVQMPEMTGIELTQRLNNGYEVILVTANDSYAVDAFEQKVTDYLVKPFEYERFVQAINKAQRNIEAFRKKKNIIEHIFIKSDGKIVHLRLQDILFVEALADYVVINTEAKKYIVHHTMKGVEKKLPVHRFVRVHRSFIVNIEKIDHIEDLTVHIKVKAIPIGASYKEALYNTMNFL; encoded by the coding sequence ATGGCTTCAGAATTGAATTGCATGATAGTGGATGACGATCCCATTTTCAGACAATATATTGCCAAACAAATCAAGGAAACTAATGGCCTAAAATTAGTTACCGAGGCTGAGAATGCTAATAGTGCTCTTGATTTATTAGAAGAACATGAGGTAGATATTATATTTCTTGACGTGCAAATGCCTGAAATGACTGGCATTGAGTTAACTCAACGATTAAATAATGGTTACGAGGTCATTCTTGTGACTGCAAATGATAGCTACGCGGTTGATGCCTTCGAGCAAAAAGTAACTGACTATCTTGTTAAACCATTTGAGTATGAAAGATTTGTTCAAGCCATCAACAAGGCGCAAAGAAACATTGAAGCCTTCCGTAAGAAAAAGAATATAATAGAGCATATTTTCATCAAAAGTGATGGGAAAATTGTCCATTTAAGACTACAGGACATACTCTTTGTTGAGGCTTTAGCTGATTATGTTGTAATTAATACTGAGGCTAAGAAATATATTGTACATCACACCATGAAAGGAGTTGAGAAAAAATTACCCGTTCATCGATTTGTGCGAGTACATAGATCTTTTATAGTCAACATAGAAAAAATAGATCATATAGAAGATTTGACTGTTCATATTAAAGTCAAGGCGATCCCGATTGGCGCTTCCTACAAAGAGGCTTTATACAATACCATGAATTTTCTCTAA
- a CDS encoding riboflavin synthase — MFTGIIESLGEIVSADKENSNLILTVKSDISSELKIDQSISHNGVCLTVTELHPDAHTVVAVDETLKKSSIGNLQKGDFVNLERCMIMNGRLDGHIVQGHVDGKGKCLSINDEDGSWIFTFSYDSSENVLVEKGSICINGVSLTCFDVTDEKFSIAIIPYTFEHTNFKKMKKNDEVNLEFDIIGKYVHKLINKTN; from the coding sequence ATGTTTACAGGAATTATTGAATCATTAGGAGAAATAGTATCAGCAGATAAAGAGAATAGCAATTTAATTCTGACGGTCAAAAGCGATATCTCTAGTGAATTAAAAATAGATCAAAGTATTTCCCACAATGGTGTTTGCTTAACAGTAACGGAATTGCATCCAGATGCACACACAGTGGTTGCAGTAGATGAGACGCTTAAAAAATCTTCAATTGGAAATCTTCAAAAAGGAGATTTTGTGAACTTGGAACGCTGCATGATCATGAACGGCAGATTGGATGGCCATATCGTTCAAGGGCATGTCGATGGAAAGGGAAAATGTCTCAGTATTAATGATGAAGATGGGAGTTGGATATTTACCTTTTCTTATGATTCTTCTGAAAATGTATTGGTAGAAAAAGGGTCCATTTGCATAAATGGTGTCAGTCTAACTTGTTTTGATGTGACAGATGAAAAATTTAGTATTGCCATAATTCCCTATACTTTTGAACACACAAACTTCAAAAAAATGAAAAAAAACGATGAAGTGAACTTAGAATTCGATATAATTGGGAAATATGTACATAAACTAATAAATAAAACCAACTAA
- a CDS encoding DUF58 domain-containing protein: MDISLENLPEIPSLDLLAKQLVEGFITGMHKSPFHGFSVEFAEHRLYNTGESTRHIDWKVYAKTDRLYTKRYDEETNLRAYILLDNSSSMYYPTQNNGKIRFSILAASTLAYLLQRQRDAVGLISFSDKIDVFTEAKSTRAHLQNLFVHLQNILQQTQQHKSTEISQSLHIVAEKIHKRSLVIIFSDLMTKSEQLEEFFKSIQHIKHRKHEVLFFQVNEPSTELDFDLEDRPYVIEDLETGQKLKLNPSQIKETYHEKVEDYYKQIALKCHQYKVDLTRVDINDNIQKVLAEFLIKRNKMN; this comes from the coding sequence ATGGACATATCATTAGAAAACCTTCCTGAAATTCCATCATTGGATTTATTGGCCAAGCAATTGGTTGAAGGATTTATTACTGGGATGCACAAATCTCCTTTCCATGGATTCTCGGTTGAGTTTGCTGAACATAGATTATACAATACTGGGGAAAGCACTCGTCATATTGACTGGAAGGTTTATGCTAAAACTGATCGGCTTTACACCAAAAGGTATGATGAGGAAACCAATCTTAGAGCCTATATTTTATTGGACAATAGTTCTTCTATGTATTACCCGACTCAAAATAACGGGAAGATCAGATTTAGCATTTTGGCCGCTTCAACCTTGGCGTACTTATTACAGAGACAAAGAGATGCAGTGGGCTTGATCAGCTTTTCAGATAAAATAGATGTATTTACTGAAGCAAAATCAACGAGGGCACATCTGCAAAACCTATTTGTTCATTTGCAGAACATATTACAACAGACCCAACAGCACAAAAGCACAGAAATCAGTCAAAGTCTGCATATCGTAGCTGAAAAAATCCATAAAAGGTCTTTGGTAATCATTTTTAGTGACCTCATGACAAAGTCGGAGCAACTAGAAGAGTTTTTTAAATCCATTCAACATATCAAACATCGCAAACACGAAGTTCTGTTTTTTCAGGTAAATGAACCTTCTACTGAATTGGATTTTGATTTGGAAGATCGCCCTTATGTTATAGAAGATTTAGAAACTGGCCAAAAGCTGAAGCTAAATCCTTCGCAAATCAAGGAAACCTATCACGAAAAAGTGGAGGACTACTATAAACAGATTGCATTGAAGTGCCATCAGTATAAAGTTGACTTAACCAGAGTGGACATCAATGACAATATTCAAAAAGTTTTGGCTGAGTTCTTAATTAAAAGGAATAAAATGAATTAG
- a CDS encoding DUF3276 family protein: MEREQEELFSKRVRAGKRTYFFDVRTTKANDYYLTITESKRKPKDDGFTFEKHKIFLYKEDFNKFVNALGETVDHIKTDLMPEFDFTQFDRDEDDEEMSWD; this comes from the coding sequence ATGGAAAGAGAACAGGAAGAATTATTTTCGAAGAGAGTAAGGGCTGGAAAAAGAACTTATTTCTTTGATGTAAGAACAACAAAAGCCAACGATTATTATTTGACCATTACCGAAAGCAAAAGGAAACCCAAAGATGATGGATTTACTTTTGAGAAGCACAAAATATTCTTGTACAAGGAAGATTTTAATAAATTCGTTAATGCTTTAGGCGAAACAGTAGACCATATCAAAACCGATTTAATGCCTGAATTCGACTTCACTCAGTTTGACAGAGATGAAGATGATGAAGAAATGAGCTGGGATTGA
- a CDS encoding quinone-dependent dihydroorotate dehydrogenase, which yields MYKSIIRPLLFQLSAEKAHHLTFSLTKLLFNFPGVKSLNRSLFQVKSPKLEQELFGLKFPNPVGLAAGFDKDAKLIDELASLGFGFIEIGTITPKAQSGNPKPRLFRLTEDHGIINRMGFNNQGIEQAIERLKKRKSDIIIGGNIGKNKVTANEEAFNDYEKCFLQLYPYVDYFVVNVSSPNTPGLRELQEKEPLMQLLNHLMELNQKQTKAKPILLKIAPDLTDQQLDDIIEIVRETKIAGVIATNTTISRDGLKSPANKVNEIGNGGLSGKPLGKRATEVIRYLSRKSSQAFPIIGVGGIMSAEDALEKLDAGASLVQLYTGFIYEGPRLVKNINQALLKRSDA from the coding sequence ATGTATAAATCCATAATCCGACCTCTATTATTTCAACTATCTGCTGAAAAAGCCCATCATCTTACCTTTTCGTTAACAAAACTCCTTTTCAATTTTCCTGGAGTAAAGTCTTTAAATAGAAGTTTATTTCAAGTAAAATCACCAAAGCTTGAGCAAGAATTATTTGGTTTAAAATTTCCCAATCCTGTGGGGCTAGCAGCAGGTTTCGATAAGGATGCTAAGTTAATTGATGAATTGGCTTCCTTGGGATTTGGCTTTATTGAAATAGGAACCATAACTCCTAAAGCTCAATCCGGTAATCCGAAACCGCGCTTGTTTCGCCTGACGGAAGATCATGGTATAATTAACAGAATGGGTTTTAATAACCAGGGGATTGAACAAGCTATCGAAAGATTGAAGAAACGCAAAAGCGATATCATCATTGGTGGAAATATTGGTAAAAATAAAGTTACTGCTAATGAGGAAGCATTTAATGATTATGAAAAGTGCTTTCTTCAACTTTATCCTTATGTAGATTACTTTGTGGTGAATGTAAGTTCTCCCAATACTCCCGGATTAAGAGAGCTACAGGAGAAAGAGCCATTGATGCAATTGTTAAATCATTTGATGGAATTAAATCAGAAGCAAACAAAAGCTAAGCCTATTTTATTAAAGATTGCTCCTGACTTAACGGATCAACAGTTGGACGATATAATTGAAATTGTTAGGGAAACAAAAATTGCTGGAGTAATAGCCACGAATACTACTATCAGTAGAGATGGGTTGAAATCTCCCGCAAATAAAGTAAATGAAATTGGAAATGGTGGATTGAGTGGGAAACCTCTCGGAAAAAGGGCAACTGAAGTTATTAGATATCTTAGTAGAAAATCAAGTCAAGCTTTCCCTATTATTGGTGTTGGAGGTATCATGTCGGCCGAAGATGCACTCGAAAAATTAGATGCTGGAGCCAGTTTAGTACAACTTTATACAGGCTTTATTTATGAAGGGCCACGTTTAGTAAAGAATATCAATCAAGCACTTCTTAAGCGATCAGACGCTTGA
- a CDS encoding bile acid:sodium symporter family protein translates to MEQSAVTAIFLPLALGIIMLGMGMTLTPSDFKKIALYPKAAVIGLVCQLILLPLIGFGLAALMFTIPELAVGLILISLCPGGATSNLISHLAKADLALSISLTAISSIITNFSIPILLNIALAYYMTEEKAISLPFFKTFIQIFLVTIFPVIIGMVIKKKRPRFAVKSEKAMNIISTFFFVLILLAAILKERESIIPYFEQAGVAAIILNITALLMGFVLGKLFGLNKRQRSSIAIETGIQNGTLAIALALSPAILNNTQMAVPAAIYSLLMFVTAAVVIMISKKQNSQEALKELSLS, encoded by the coding sequence ATGGAACAAAGCGCTGTAACTGCAATATTTTTACCTTTGGCCTTGGGGATTATTATGCTTGGAATGGGCATGACCCTAACACCCAGCGATTTTAAAAAAATAGCGCTTTATCCAAAAGCGGCAGTGATTGGCTTAGTTTGCCAATTAATACTTCTACCCTTAATAGGTTTCGGATTGGCCGCTTTAATGTTTACAATACCCGAGCTAGCAGTTGGATTAATACTAATTTCACTTTGTCCGGGAGGAGCTACCTCAAATCTCATTTCTCATTTAGCTAAGGCGGATTTAGCATTATCCATAAGTTTAACGGCCATCAGCAGTATCATTACTAATTTCAGTATTCCGATTCTGTTAAACATTGCATTAGCGTATTATATGACAGAAGAGAAGGCAATATCACTTCCATTTTTCAAAACCTTTATTCAAATATTTTTAGTGACCATTTTCCCTGTCATAATTGGAATGGTCATCAAGAAAAAACGTCCTCGTTTTGCAGTTAAGTCTGAAAAGGCGATGAATATAATTTCAACTTTTTTCTTTGTTCTTATTTTATTGGCGGCAATATTGAAAGAGAGGGAGAGTATTATTCCCTACTTTGAGCAGGCTGGTGTTGCAGCAATCATATTGAATATAACGGCATTGTTAATGGGCTTTGTTTTAGGTAAATTATTTGGCTTAAACAAGAGACAAAGAAGCTCCATCGCCATTGAAACAGGGATTCAAAACGGAACTTTGGCAATTGCGTTGGCTTTAAGCCCAGCGATTTTAAATAATACACAAATGGCGGTGCCAGCCGCCATTTACAGCTTATTGATGTTTGTGACCGCTGCTGTAGTTATAATGATTTCTAAAAAACAAAACTCACAAGAGGCTTTAAAAGAATTATCTTTATCATAA
- a CDS encoding M28 family peptidase, giving the protein MTKKIWIIGALLVSSFYVLAQEEADLVKNTIKKSTIKGHIYFLASDELAGRETGTPGIDVAARYISTTFQRYGVSPVKGATEGYFQEVPLVQKIAPDAYALQIGSESVLEEDLIRVEGSDVNINSDYVFLNYGTEEDFEKDNLEGKIAVVLAGQEDNQHYRFVYQASGKKSGLAKEAGAIGIVELHTENPDNWKTFQSFMGRGSSLGFASQETEESFFKLWVNDTNKKWLEKLDKRKKPELSITIGKSMQLPVPSKNVVGMVEGTDPELKDEFIIYSAHYDHLGIGKSNAEGDSIYNGARDNAVGVVTVMSAAESIAKNPTKRSALFILFTAEEKGLLGSRYYVENPLIPLDQMVYCFNSDNGGYNDTSLTTIIGLGRTTAGKHIKKASEAFGLKAIDDPAGEQGLFDRSDNVNFARKGIPAPTFSLGFTAFDAEIGKYYHQQSDNPESIDYDYMEQFFRAFVLSARLIANDEETPFWTEGDKYYEAGKSLYGK; this is encoded by the coding sequence ATGACTAAAAAAATCTGGATTATTGGAGCTTTATTGGTAAGCTCTTTTTATGTGCTTGCCCAAGAAGAGGCTGATTTAGTGAAAAATACTATTAAAAAAAGTACTATTAAAGGACATATATATTTTCTGGCTTCAGATGAATTAGCAGGAAGAGAAACAGGAACTCCCGGAATAGATGTTGCAGCACGCTATATTTCTACTACTTTTCAAAGATACGGGGTCTCACCGGTTAAAGGAGCAACAGAAGGCTATTTTCAGGAAGTGCCTTTGGTGCAAAAAATTGCTCCAGATGCTTACGCACTTCAAATCGGAAGTGAGTCAGTTTTAGAAGAAGATTTAATAAGGGTAGAAGGTTCAGATGTAAATATAAATTCTGATTATGTTTTTTTGAATTACGGAACAGAAGAAGACTTTGAAAAGGATAATCTTGAAGGGAAAATTGCAGTAGTTTTGGCTGGCCAAGAGGATAATCAACATTATAGATTTGTCTACCAGGCCAGTGGCAAAAAATCAGGATTGGCCAAGGAAGCAGGAGCAATCGGAATAGTGGAATTACATACTGAAAACCCAGATAACTGGAAGACTTTTCAAAGTTTCATGGGTAGAGGATCATCGCTCGGGTTTGCATCTCAAGAAACAGAAGAAAGTTTTTTTAAGCTGTGGGTAAATGATACCAATAAAAAATGGTTAGAAAAGCTTGATAAAAGAAAAAAGCCGGAATTGAGCATTACCATTGGGAAATCAATGCAATTGCCAGTTCCTTCTAAAAACGTGGTAGGGATGGTTGAAGGAACTGATCCTGAGCTTAAAGATGAATTCATAATTTACTCAGCTCATTATGATCACTTGGGTATTGGGAAATCTAATGCTGAAGGAGATTCTATTTACAATGGTGCCCGCGATAATGCTGTAGGAGTCGTTACTGTGATGAGTGCTGCTGAAAGCATTGCCAAGAATCCGACTAAGCGTTCTGCTTTGTTTATTTTATTTACTGCAGAGGAAAAGGGCTTGTTGGGTAGCAGATACTATGTGGAAAATCCTTTAATTCCATTAGATCAAATGGTTTATTGCTTCAATAGTGATAATGGAGGCTATAATGATACCAGTTTAACCACGATAATTGGATTGGGAAGAACTACAGCTGGAAAACATATTAAAAAGGCTTCAGAGGCCTTTGGTTTGAAAGCTATTGATGATCCTGCTGGAGAGCAAGGGCTGTTTGACAGAAGTGACAATGTTAATTTTGCCAGAAAAGGTATTCCTGCCCCAACCTTTAGTTTGGGTTTTACTGCTTTTGATGCAGAAATCGGTAAATATTACCATCAGCAATCTGACAATCCTGAAAGCATAGACTATGATTATATGGAGCAGTTTTTCAGAGCTTTTGTTCTATCGGCTCGACTGATTGCAAATGATGAGGAAACTCCTTTCTGGACTGAGGGCGATAAATATTATGAAGCAGGTAAGTCGCTTTATGGTAAATAA
- a CDS encoding rhodanese-like domain-containing protein, which yields MNHKNISAEEFDKLSKETNTEIIDVRSPEEEAEGFIEGAKVINIMGPSFAEDIKALDRDKTYLVYCRSGNRSSTACGFMASNGFDKLFNLDGGIQAWNQYKK from the coding sequence ATGAACCACAAAAATATTAGTGCAGAAGAATTTGATAAGCTTTCAAAAGAGACAAACACGGAAATAATTGATGTTCGTTCTCCAGAAGAAGAAGCGGAAGGATTTATAGAAGGTGCTAAGGTGATTAATATCATGGGCCCGTCATTTGCAGAGGACATCAAGGCATTGGATAGAGATAAAACGTATTTAGTGTATTGCAGAAGTGGAAACAGAAGCAGTACTGCTTGTGGTTTTATGGCTAGTAATGGCTTCGATAAATTATTCAATTTGGATGGCGGAATCCAGGCTTGGAACCAGTATAAAAAGTGA
- a CDS encoding heavy-metal-associated domain-containing protein encodes MESLLVKNVKCGGCADAIKNGLGELEGVEVKSIDISTGKLEYSSNGNTPISTVKEKLDILGYPVNE; translated from the coding sequence ATGGAATCATTATTAGTTAAAAACGTAAAATGTGGAGGGTGTGCAGATGCTATCAAAAATGGCTTAGGCGAATTAGAAGGAGTTGAAGTAAAAAGTATAGATATTTCAACAGGTAAGCTCGAGTATAGTAGCAATGGTAACACTCCAATATCTACGGTCAAAGAAAAATTGGATATTTTAGGATATCCAGTAAATGAATAA
- the trxA gene encoding thioredoxin has translation MGSFGDLIKSETPVLVDFYADWCGPCKMMAPYLKEVAQKMKGKVKVIKVDVDKNQQASQKYKVQSIPTLILFQNGQIKWRQAGVVDPNTIISQIDQLSNRNEK, from the coding sequence ATGGGAAGTTTTGGAGATTTAATTAAGAGTGAAACACCTGTCTTGGTCGATTTTTATGCCGACTGGTGTGGTCCATGTAAAATGATGGCTCCTTATTTAAAAGAGGTGGCTCAGAAAATGAAGGGAAAAGTCAAAGTGATCAAAGTGGACGTGGATAAAAATCAACAGGCTTCTCAAAAGTATAAAGTTCAAAGTATTCCCACTTTGATTTTGTTTCAAAATGGTCAAATCAAGTGGAGACAGGCGGGAGTCGTTGATCCTAATACAATCATATCACAAATTGATCAATTAAGTAATCGAAATGAAAAATAA
- a CDS encoding DUF4286 family protein, with translation MIIYNVTINVEKEVESSWLSWMKEVHIPDILATGFFHEHKILRLLNETENEGETYAVQYFTDELEKLEKYMTEDAPRLRDEHYKKFQNKCVSFRTFLETV, from the coding sequence ATGATTATTTATAATGTTACAATAAATGTAGAGAAAGAGGTAGAATCAAGCTGGCTTTCATGGATGAAAGAAGTCCATATTCCAGACATTTTAGCTACTGGATTTTTTCACGAACATAAAATACTTCGCTTATTAAACGAAACCGAGAATGAGGGTGAAACTTATGCCGTGCAGTATTTCACTGATGAACTTGAAAAGCTTGAGAAATATATGACAGAAGATGCTCCAAGATTGAGAGATGAGCATTACAAAAAATTTCAAAACAAGTGTGTTTCCTTTAGGACTTTCTTGGAAACTGTTTAG